One stretch of Segatella copri DNA includes these proteins:
- a CDS encoding MATE family efflux transporter, with protein sequence MNNHTTSITTNRKHHYRELLAIGIPIIIGQLGTIILGFADTLMIGHHSTPELAAAGLVNNIFGLVFVSYMGFTYGLTPIIGRLYGEERTDCIGQKVRNAFCANMLTGIIFTLALIVLYLNLGHIGQPEELLSLIRPYFLVNLASVLFMGIFFTMKQFLDGLGQTKVAMWAMIGGNVINILGNWVLIYGVAGFPELGLLGAGISTLVSRILMALAMVGMLMTGKNFGEYRRDILHSSLTKADFKEMNRLGWPVALQLGMESAAFTLSCVMVGWLGTIPLAAHQVMITLSQLFYLVLSGMAAALAIRVSHFMGQKDYGAVRRNAYDGFRLNLLFSLCMGLPVFLLRHQIGGWFNDNVEVQAYVATLIILLMVYQFGDGLQYTFANALRGIACVKPMVLYAFIAYFVISLPLGYTLGFPCGLGILGIWLAFPFGLTIAGEMYRRRFEKELKKIEKEK encoded by the coding sequence ATGAATAATCATACAACATCAATAACGACGAACAGGAAACATCACTACCGGGAACTGCTGGCTATCGGCATTCCTATCATCATCGGACAGCTGGGTACCATCATCCTGGGATTTGCTGATACGCTGATGATAGGCCATCACAGTACACCCGAACTGGCGGCTGCCGGACTGGTGAACAATATCTTCGGTCTCGTTTTCGTATCCTATATGGGATTCACCTACGGACTCACTCCTATCATCGGACGGCTCTACGGCGAGGAACGGACTGACTGCATCGGACAGAAAGTGCGCAACGCCTTCTGTGCCAACATGCTGACGGGCATCATCTTCACCCTCGCCCTCATTGTGCTCTACCTGAATCTGGGGCACATCGGACAGCCTGAAGAACTGCTCTCGCTCATCCGTCCTTACTTTCTGGTAAACCTCGCCTCGGTGCTCTTCATGGGCATCTTCTTCACGATGAAGCAATTTCTTGACGGACTCGGACAGACCAAGGTGGCGATGTGGGCGATGATTGGCGGCAACGTAATCAATATCCTGGGCAACTGGGTACTGATTTACGGTGTGGCGGGGTTCCCGGAACTGGGTTTGCTGGGAGCCGGTATTTCGACGCTGGTGAGCCGTATTCTGATGGCGCTGGCGATGGTGGGCATGCTGATGACGGGCAAGAATTTCGGGGAATACAGACGCGATATTCTGCACAGTTCTCTGACCAAGGCTGATTTTAAGGAGATGAACCGGTTGGGCTGGCCTGTGGCGCTGCAGCTGGGCATGGAATCGGCTGCCTTCACGCTGAGTTGTGTGATGGTGGGCTGGCTGGGAACCATTCCGCTGGCGGCTCATCAGGTGATGATTACCCTCTCGCAGCTCTTCTATCTCGTGCTTTCGGGCATGGCGGCTGCGCTGGCTATCCGCGTGAGCCATTTTATGGGTCAGAAGGACTACGGGGCTGTTCGCCGCAATGCCTACGACGGATTCCGGCTGAACCTGCTGTTCTCACTGTGTATGGGTTTGCCGGTGTTCCTGCTTCGCCATCAGATAGGTGGCTGGTTTAATGATAATGTGGAGGTGCAGGCGTATGTGGCTACGCTGATTATCCTGTTGATGGTATATCAGTTTGGCGACGGACTGCAGTATACCTTTGCCAATGCGCTGCGTGGCATCGCCTGTGTGAAGCCGATGGTGCTCTATGCCTTCATCGCCTATTTCGTCATCTCCTTGCCTCTGGGCTACACCCTGGGGTTCCCTTGCGGCTTGGGCATTCTGGGCATCTGGTTAGCCTTCCCGTTCGGTCTGACCATAGCGGGAGAAATGTATCGCAGGAGATTTGAAAAGGAACTGAAAAAGATTGAAAAAGAAAAGTAA
- a CDS encoding DUF5606 family protein has protein sequence METILSIAGKPGLYKLVSRGNRNLIVETLDETHKRIPAFATDRVTSLGDIAMYTDADEVPLWEVLDSVSKKEEGKPSTFNYKKAPVAELHAYFAEVLPNYDRDRVHDSDIKKLLQWYNILAKYGITDFKATLAPTEGENVDDRAEQTAE, from the coding sequence ATGGAAACAATCCTTTCAATTGCAGGCAAACCAGGCCTTTATAAATTGGTTTCAAGAGGCAACAGAAACCTCATCGTAGAAACACTCGATGAGACTCACAAGCGTATCCCAGCTTTCGCTACCGACCGCGTAACAAGCCTTGGTGACATCGCTATGTATACAGACGCTGATGAGGTGCCACTCTGGGAAGTGCTCGACAGCGTAAGCAAGAAGGAAGAGGGCAAGCCTAGCACTTTCAACTACAAGAAGGCGCCTGTTGCTGAGCTCCACGCTTATTTTGCTGAGGTTCTTCCTAACTACGATCGCGACCGTGTTCACGACAGCGATATCAAGAAGCTCCTCCAGTGGTACAACATTCTTGCTAAGTACGGCATCACCGATTTCAAGGCTACTCTCGCTCCTACAGAGGGTGAGAACGTAGATGATCGTGCTGAGCAAACTGCTGAATAA
- the coaE gene encoding dephospho-CoA kinase (Dephospho-CoA kinase (CoaE) performs the final step in coenzyme A biosynthesis.), protein MKIAITGGIGSGKSYVCRILEKQGIRVYDCDAEAKRLMRTDARLQAGLKKLVGEQVYSAEGVLQKPVLAQFLLAGEANKQAVNDVVHPAVARDFEQSSYEWMESAILFDSGFYRRIHLDFVVCVTAPVPVRIQRIMQRDHIPAEKAQQWIDAVMPQEELAARSDFEIVNDGEQDIDAQVRKLLDIINNKE, encoded by the coding sequence ATGAAGATAGCGATAACGGGTGGTATAGGTAGCGGAAAGAGCTATGTGTGCCGGATATTGGAGAAACAGGGCATCAGGGTCTACGACTGCGATGCTGAGGCCAAGCGGCTCATGCGTACCGATGCCCGCTTGCAGGCTGGCTTGAAGAAGCTGGTGGGCGAGCAGGTTTACAGTGCAGAGGGCGTTTTGCAGAAGCCCGTGCTGGCTCAGTTTCTGCTGGCTGGCGAGGCTAACAAGCAGGCTGTCAACGATGTAGTTCATCCGGCTGTGGCGCGCGATTTCGAGCAGAGCAGCTATGAGTGGATGGAGAGTGCCATCCTCTTCGATAGCGGTTTCTACCGCCGTATCCACCTCGATTTCGTGGTCTGCGTAACGGCTCCCGTCCCGGTCCGCATCCAGCGCATCATGCAGCGTGATCATATCCCGGCAGAGAAGGCACAGCAGTGGATAGATGCCGTCATGCCGCAGGAAGAGCTTGCAGCCCGCTCCGATTTCGAAATCGTGAACGATGGCGAGCAGGATATCGATGCACAGGTAAGGAAATTATTAGATATCATTAATAATAAAGAATAA
- a CDS encoding CdaR family protein: MHSIKSILKAVRNFLFSGLNKEFLIFLFFLALSGIFWLMMTLNETTEREFNIPVQLTGVPRNAVITGELPDTVHITVRDKGFTLVTYAYGGKIHPLTFRFANYADEETGTGQIPMADVQKQVASQLYGSTKLLSIKPAKYDFFFTYGSSKRVPVVFRGKITTSKSYYLAHTEFLPSTVTVYANKKQLDELESVEIEPFNMRNLQDTIHRNVPIKKIRGMKIVPQMVRLAVYPDVLTEESVEVPVTAINMPDNMVLRTFPSKVAVRFTIGASLFRTIKPSQFKVVVDYNDLANNPSDKCKLQLRSVPRSVSKAHLDLETVDYLLEQQ; this comes from the coding sequence ATGCATAGTATCAAGAGCATATTAAAAGCTGTCAGAAACTTCCTGTTCAGTGGTCTGAATAAGGAGTTTCTGATTTTTTTGTTCTTTCTCGCTCTCAGCGGCATCTTCTGGCTGATGATGACGCTCAATGAGACTACCGAGAGAGAATTCAATATTCCTGTGCAGTTAACGGGCGTGCCCCGCAATGCGGTGATAACCGGCGAACTCCCTGATACCGTGCATATTACGGTGCGCGATAAGGGATTCACACTCGTTACCTATGCTTACGGAGGCAAGATTCATCCGCTCACATTCCGGTTTGCCAATTATGCCGACGAGGAAACGGGAACGGGACAGATTCCGATGGCTGATGTGCAGAAACAGGTGGCATCCCAGCTCTATGGCTCTACCAAACTGCTCTCCATCAAGCCGGCAAAATACGATTTCTTCTTCACCTACGGCTCTTCCAAGCGAGTGCCTGTGGTGTTCAGAGGTAAGATTACAACCAGCAAGAGCTATTATCTGGCACATACCGAATTCCTGCCGTCTACGGTTACGGTTTATGCCAACAAGAAGCAGCTCGATGAGTTGGAATCGGTAGAAATCGAGCCGTTCAACATGCGCAACCTGCAGGATACCATTCATCGCAACGTACCTATCAAGAAGATACGTGGCATGAAGATTGTGCCTCAGATGGTGCGTCTGGCGGTATATCCTGATGTGCTTACCGAAGAGTCGGTCGAGGTGCCTGTTACGGCCATCAACATGCCTGATAACATGGTGCTCCGTACCTTCCCATCTAAAGTGGCGGTAAGATTCACCATCGGAGCCAGCCTCTTCAGAACCATCAAGCCGAGCCAGTTTAAGGTGGTAGTAGATTATAACGATCTGGCTAACAACCCTTCTGACAAGTGCAAACTCCAGTTGCGCAGCGTGCCGCGCTCGGTGAGCAAGGCGCATCTCGACCTGGAAACGGTAGATTATCTGCTGGAACAGCAATGA
- the yajC gene encoding preprotein translocase subunit YajC: MTNLVLQAAAGGSSMSFLIMMVAIFAIMWFFMIRPQQKKQKEIRKFQNALAEGTKVVTGGGVYGTVKRVNLEANTVDVEIARGVVITVAKGYVFADAASQTPNA, from the coding sequence ATGACAAATTTAGTATTGCAAGCAGCTGCCGGTGGTAGCAGCATGAGTTTTCTCATCATGATGGTAGCTATCTTCGCTATCATGTGGTTCTTTATGATCCGTCCTCAGCAGAAGAAGCAGAAGGAAATCCGCAAGTTCCAGAATGCTTTGGCAGAGGGTACCAAGGTGGTTACAGGCGGCGGTGTTTACGGCACTGTTAAGCGTGTTAACCTCGAGGCTAATACCGTTGATGTTGAGATAGCTCGTGGCGTGGTAATCACTGTAGCTAAGGGCTACGTGTTTGCTGATGCAGCTAGTCAGACACCTAATGCATAG
- the nusB gene encoding transcription antitermination factor NusB, whose translation MINRDLIRRKIVQLTYAYYQNSDHNMENAEKELMFSLSKSYDLYNYMLQLIVAITQEARKRYDVDVARAKREGEQEPSPRFAFNKFALQLEENKMLLEWIDVKHSNWDEDIEMVRKVYTAITSSDLYADYVSGAIDEELADLDEYSRDREVWRRIYKQFIQNNEDLDAFLEEKSLYWNDDKDIIDTFVLKTIKRFDPEAKAKQELLPEYKDAEDREFARKLFRATILNCDTYQRYMSEALRNWDFSRLAYMDVIIMQIAIAEVMNFPGIPATVTINEYVDLAKAYSTPRSGGYVNGMLDSICRELISRNLIQKEMPERKQHQHAQHGEHAGKQRPDNQHPAGHRPRIHRAPGKGE comes from the coding sequence ATGATTAATAGGGATTTGATAAGACGTAAGATTGTGCAGTTAACCTACGCATACTATCAAAACAGCGATCATAACATGGAGAACGCTGAGAAGGAGCTGATGTTTAGTCTCTCCAAGTCATACGATTTGTACAACTACATGTTGCAGCTCATCGTTGCCATCACCCAGGAGGCACGCAAGCGCTACGATGTAGATGTAGCTCGTGCCAAGAGAGAGGGTGAGCAGGAACCTTCACCACGTTTCGCATTCAATAAGTTCGCTCTGCAGCTCGAAGAGAACAAGATGCTGCTCGAATGGATAGATGTTAAGCATTCCAACTGGGATGAGGATATCGAAATGGTGCGCAAAGTGTATACTGCTATTACGTCTAGCGATCTCTATGCTGATTATGTCAGCGGTGCTATTGATGAGGAACTCGCCGATCTCGACGAGTACAGCCGCGACCGCGAGGTATGGCGCCGCATCTACAAGCAGTTCATCCAGAATAATGAAGATCTTGATGCATTCCTCGAGGAGAAGAGCCTCTACTGGAACGATGACAAGGATATCATAGATACTTTCGTATTGAAGACTATCAAGCGTTTCGACCCAGAAGCTAAGGCCAAGCAGGAATTGCTGCCAGAATACAAGGATGCTGAAGACAGAGAGTTTGCACGCAAGCTCTTCCGTGCTACCATCCTCAACTGCGATACCTACCAGCGCTATATGAGCGAGGCTTTGCGCAACTGGGATTTCTCACGTCTTGCCTATATGGATGTGATTATCATGCAGATTGCCATCGCTGAGGTGATGAACTTCCCTGGCATTCCGGCTACCGTCACTATCAACGAGTATGTAGACCTCGCCAAGGCATACAGCACTCCTCGCAGCGGCGGTTATGTTAACGGTATGCTCGACAGCATCTGCCGCGAGCTCATCAGCCGCAACCTCATCCAGAAGGAGATGCCTGAGCGCAAGCAGCATCAGCATGCACAGCACGGCGAACATGCCGGCAAACAGCGCCCAGACAACCAGCACCCAGCCGGCCATCGTCCGCGCATTCATCGCGCTCCGGGCAAGGGTGAGTAA
- a CDS encoding 50S ribosomal protein L25/general stress protein Ctc has product MKEINVTGQKRTDLGKKASKTLRKEGLIPCNLYGEKKGENGAPEALSFAVPFAELRKIIYTPHVYVINLIIDGESHTAIMKEIQFHPTTDAPLHVDFYEVNDKKPITIGIPVKLTGLAQGVRDGGRMNLSIRKINVTAPYQVIPEHLDIDVTELKIGKSIKVGDLSFEGLELATSKAVVVCSIKMTRNAQLAAQTADDAEA; this is encoded by the coding sequence ATGAAAGAGATTAATGTAACAGGTCAGAAGCGTACAGACCTTGGCAAGAAAGCTTCTAAGACATTGCGTAAGGAAGGTTTGATTCCATGTAACCTTTATGGTGAGAAGAAGGGCGAGAACGGTGCTCCTGAGGCTTTGTCATTCGCAGTTCCATTCGCTGAGTTGCGTAAAATCATCTACACTCCTCATGTATACGTTATCAACCTCATCATCGACGGTGAGAGCCACACAGCTATCATGAAGGAGATTCAGTTCCACCCAACAACAGACGCTCCTCTGCACGTTGACTTCTACGAGGTTAACGACAAGAAGCCTATCACTATCGGTATTCCAGTTAAGTTGACAGGTCTTGCACAGGGTGTACGTGATGGTGGTCGTATGAACCTCTCTATCCGTAAGATCAACGTTACAGCTCCTTACCAGGTTATCCCTGAGCACCTCGATATCGATGTTACAGAGTTGAAGATCGGTAAGAGCATCAAGGTAGGTGACCTCTCATTCGAGGGTCTCGAGTTGGCTACAAGCAAGGCTGTTGTAGTTTGCTCTATCAAGATGACACGTAACGCTCAGCTCGCAGCTCAGACTGCTGATGATGCAGAGGCTTAA
- the pth gene encoding aminoacyl-tRNA hydrolase, translating into MDKYLICGLGNPGDEYAGTRHNTGFMVLDAFAKASNIHFEDKRYGFVAETTLKGRKIFLLKPTTFMNLSGNAVRYWLNQEKIDQSRLLVISDELALPLGAFRLKANGSNGGHNGLGHIQQLIGQNYARLRMGIGNDYPRGGQIDWVLGKYTEEDMKQLQPAIDLGVEIIKSFVLAGIDITMNQYNKLGKK; encoded by the coding sequence TTGGATAAATATTTGATTTGTGGGCTTGGTAACCCTGGCGATGAATACGCCGGCACCAGGCACAACACAGGATTTATGGTATTGGACGCTTTTGCTAAAGCGTCCAATATTCATTTTGAGGATAAGCGATATGGCTTCGTAGCCGAGACTACGCTCAAGGGAAGAAAGATTTTCCTGCTCAAACCTACCACATTCATGAACCTCAGCGGTAATGCGGTAAGATATTGGCTGAATCAGGAAAAGATTGACCAGAGCCGACTGCTCGTTATCAGCGATGAGCTAGCCCTGCCTCTGGGTGCTTTCCGACTGAAGGCGAACGGCAGCAACGGCGGCCATAACGGATTGGGACATATCCAGCAGCTTATCGGTCAGAATTATGCCCGCCTGCGCATGGGCATCGGCAACGATTATCCGCGTGGCGGCCAGATAGACTGGGTGCTGGGCAAATATACTGAGGAAGACATGAAGCAGCTGCAGCCGGCCATCGACCTGGGTGTAGAGATCATCAAGAGCTTCGTATTGGCTGGTATCGACATCACCATGAACCAATACAATAAGCTAGGAAAGAAGTAA
- a CDS encoding RNA-binding S4 domain-containing protein: protein MKESARIDKWLWAARIYKTRSIAADACKNGRVMVGGVTRKPSFIIKRGDVVSVKKAPITYSFEVLDCIEQRVGAKMLYGVYKNVTDPKQYELLEMSRISGFVDRARGTGRPTKKERRALDAFVDPAMFGFDEEDWDEDEE from the coding sequence ATGAAAGAATCAGCAAGAATAGACAAGTGGCTCTGGGCTGCCCGCATTTACAAGACCCGCAGCATTGCTGCCGATGCCTGTAAGAATGGCCGCGTCATGGTGGGAGGTGTAACGAGAAAGCCTTCCTTCATCATCAAGCGTGGCGATGTGGTGAGCGTAAAGAAAGCCCCTATCACCTACTCTTTCGAGGTTCTCGACTGCATAGAGCAGCGCGTAGGCGCCAAGATGCTGTATGGTGTCTATAAAAACGTAACCGACCCTAAGCAATACGAGCTCCTGGAGATGAGCCGCATCAGCGGATTCGTAGATAGAGCAAGAGGCACTGGTCGCCCTACAAAGAAAGAACGCCGAGCCCTGGACGCCTTCGTAGATCCCGCCATGTTTGGATTTGACGAAGAAGACTGGGACGAGGATGAAGAATAA
- a CDS encoding DUF6722 family protein, with protein MGLEFGKWLMDVAKYILTALLLATFLGDMNSAGTIIASIVLMLGMLGIGLWLVKKSSNNNKKRKENKYGCS; from the coding sequence ATGGGATTAGAATTTGGAAAATGGTTAATGGACGTTGCCAAATATATACTGACGGCGCTCTTGCTTGCGACTTTTCTGGGGGATATGAATTCCGCAGGTACTATTATAGCTTCTATAGTTTTGATGTTAGGAATGCTTGGCATCGGATTGTGGCTGGTAAAGAAATCAAGTAATAATAATAAAAAGAGAAAGGAAAATAAATATGGATGCTCATGA
- a CDS encoding porin family protein → MKKLFVMAAMVLSSVGAFAQYNAGDITIQPKVGLSIADMTDLDDSKTRAGVVAGAELEYHVSPMFGLSAGLLYSMQGTKGDAEEEGVKASATIKNDYLNIPILANVYVAPGLALKAGLQPGFKVSSKVTAKAGGVSVSENLDDTFKSFDLSVPVGISYEYMNVCLDARYNIGVTKVMDGTDSKNSVFQVTLGYKFKL, encoded by the coding sequence ATGAAAAAATTATTCGTTATGGCAGCTATGGTGCTGTCTTCAGTAGGTGCTTTCGCACAGTACAATGCAGGTGACATCACCATTCAGCCTAAGGTAGGTTTGAGCATCGCAGACATGACTGACCTCGATGATTCAAAGACTCGCGCAGGTGTAGTGGCAGGTGCAGAGTTGGAGTATCACGTTTCTCCTATGTTCGGTCTTAGTGCTGGTTTGCTCTACTCTATGCAGGGAACTAAGGGCGATGCAGAAGAAGAGGGTGTTAAAGCTTCAGCAACTATCAAGAACGATTATCTCAACATTCCAATCCTCGCTAATGTTTACGTAGCTCCGGGTTTGGCTCTCAAGGCTGGTCTTCAGCCAGGTTTCAAGGTAAGCAGCAAGGTTACAGCCAAGGCTGGTGGGGTTTCTGTTTCTGAAAACCTCGATGATACATTCAAGTCATTCGACCTCTCAGTTCCTGTAGGTATCTCTTACGAGTACATGAACGTTTGTCTGGATGCTCGCTACAACATCGGTGTAACAAAGGTTATGGACGGCACTGATAGCAAGAACTCTGTATTCCAGGTTACATTGGGTTACAAGTTCAAGCTCTAA
- a CDS encoding TonB-dependent receptor, whose amino-acid sequence MKKSILTMLLLLMAIASFAQQRLISGQITDRDTKEAIEQVTVQLLKSDSTYVAGAISNENGLFHVAAPANGKYLLKISSVGYKSTVKRIQISDNKNLAMGKIVLGAEAIMLKGAVVTAMAQKVTLKEDTFVYNSSAYRTPEGSVVEELVKRLPGAEVSDDGTIKINGKEVKKILVDGKEFMTGDTKTALKNLPTSIIEKIKAYDEKSDLSKVTGIDDGEEQTVLDFGVKKGMNKGLISNIDLGVGNKSRYNMRGMGGYFNDNNRFMLFANANNTSDRGFGGGGPGRGFGGANGLNASKMIAANYNYELKDKFKFNTSLRWNHSDGDIWSRRSSENFMGSSSSFSNSLTQNFSRSNSWNGNIRLEWMPDSMTNILFRPSISWSTSDGLSGSQSASYNKDPYTITTKDPLSEEGIEELDKAEAMVNSQLTNGITYSDNNNIRGMLQVNRKLGNKGRNITFRVDAKYTDNDSKSISLNNAKLYLVQTAEGKDSTYQTNRYNLTPSKNYSYAGQLTYSEPLWKATFLQFSYKFTYSYSKSDRSTYDFSKYAMSGDQEYRGWDSYLNPFAGHLEDYKDDDQSRFSEYRNYNHDIQVMMRFVRQKYNLNFGVMVQPQQSKYIQDYQGVHVDTVRNVVNVSPTLDFRYRFSKMSNLRVNYRGTTSQPSISQLLDITDNSDPLNISKGNPGLKPSFTQNFRLFYNNFVQNHNKGVMTFIHFSTTNNSISNKVTYDEKTGGRITRPENINGNWNVMGAFMFNCSIDSAGVWNLNTDTYLGYNNYVSYLSLDKQSDSQKNTTRSTTWRERLSFSYRNNWLELSLDGTLNYNHATNKLQPNSNLNTWQFSYGPSMTLTAPWGTSLNSSLSISSRRGYSDSSMNTDEFVWNAQLSQGFLKGKPLTIMLQFYDILRQQSTFSRAISATSRTDTEYNAINSYAMLHVIYRLNLFGGKDARRGGPEGPGGPGGPGGRPNFHGRPFNGGFGGGRPGGRMF is encoded by the coding sequence ATGAAAAAATCGATTCTGACGATGCTGCTGCTGTTGATGGCAATAGCATCCTTTGCTCAACAGCGACTGATATCCGGTCAGATTACCGACCGCGATACCAAGGAGGCCATTGAGCAGGTAACTGTTCAATTGCTTAAGAGCGACAGCACGTATGTAGCTGGTGCCATCAGCAATGAGAACGGACTCTTTCATGTCGCTGCTCCGGCAAATGGCAAATATCTGCTCAAGATTTCGAGTGTAGGATATAAGTCTACCGTGAAGCGTATCCAAATTTCTGATAACAAGAATCTGGCTATGGGTAAGATTGTGCTGGGTGCTGAGGCTATCATGCTGAAAGGCGCAGTGGTAACAGCCATGGCTCAGAAGGTAACCCTGAAGGAGGATACTTTCGTGTACAATTCTTCTGCCTATCGCACACCGGAAGGTTCTGTAGTAGAGGAACTCGTAAAGCGTCTGCCGGGTGCAGAGGTGAGCGATGATGGTACTATCAAGATTAATGGTAAGGAGGTAAAGAAGATTCTGGTAGACGGCAAGGAGTTTATGACCGGCGATACCAAGACTGCCTTGAAAAACCTGCCTACCAGCATCATCGAGAAAATCAAGGCATACGATGAGAAGAGTGATCTCTCTAAGGTGACCGGTATTGATGATGGTGAGGAGCAGACCGTGCTCGACTTCGGTGTGAAGAAGGGTATGAACAAGGGTTTGATTTCCAACATCGACCTGGGCGTGGGCAACAAGAGCCGCTACAATATGCGTGGCATGGGCGGTTATTTCAATGATAACAACCGATTCATGCTCTTTGCCAATGCCAATAACACCAGCGACCGTGGTTTCGGAGGCGGTGGCCCTGGCAGAGGTTTCGGAGGTGCTAACGGTTTGAATGCCAGTAAGATGATAGCCGCCAACTACAATTACGAACTGAAGGATAAATTCAAGTTCAATACTTCACTTCGCTGGAATCACAGCGATGGCGATATTTGGAGCCGTCGTTCCAGCGAGAACTTCATGGGTAGCAGCTCTTCGTTCAGCAACAGCTTGACTCAGAATTTCTCTCGCAGCAACAGCTGGAATGGTAACATCCGCTTGGAGTGGATGCCTGATTCCATGACCAATATCCTCTTCCGTCCTTCCATCTCCTGGAGTACCAGCGATGGATTGAGTGGCAGCCAGTCGGCTTCTTACAACAAGGATCCTTATACCATTACCACCAAAGACCCTCTTTCTGAAGAAGGTATTGAGGAGTTGGACAAGGCTGAGGCTATGGTGAACAGTCAGTTGACTAACGGAATCACCTATTCTGATAATAACAATATCAGGGGTATGCTGCAGGTGAACCGCAAGTTGGGCAACAAGGGACGTAACATCACCTTCCGTGTGGATGCCAAATATACGGATAATGACAGCAAGAGCATCTCGCTCAACAATGCCAAACTCTATCTCGTACAGACAGCGGAGGGTAAGGATTCTACTTATCAGACCAACCGCTATAACCTGACTCCTTCGAAGAATTACAGCTATGCGGGCCAGTTGACCTATAGTGAGCCACTCTGGAAGGCAACCTTCCTGCAGTTCAGCTATAAGTTTACTTACAGCTACTCCAAGAGCGACCGCAGCACCTACGATTTCAGCAAGTATGCTATGAGTGGTGATCAGGAGTACCGTGGTTGGGATAGTTACCTGAATCCGTTTGCCGGTCATCTCGAAGATTACAAGGATGATGATCAGAGCCGTTTCTCTGAGTATCGCAATTACAATCACGATATCCAGGTGATGATGCGATTCGTCCGTCAGAAGTATAACTTGAACTTCGGTGTGATGGTTCAGCCACAGCAGTCGAAGTATATTCAGGATTATCAGGGCGTGCATGTAGATACCGTTCGCAATGTGGTGAATGTGAGTCCAACGCTCGATTTCCGCTATCGCTTCTCAAAGATGAGCAACCTGCGCGTGAACTATCGTGGTACTACCTCGCAGCCAAGCATCTCTCAGTTGCTTGATATCACAGATAACAGCGACCCGCTGAACATCTCGAAGGGTAACCCTGGCTTGAAGCCATCGTTCACCCAGAACTTCCGGTTGTTCTACAACAACTTCGTGCAGAACCATAACAAGGGTGTCATGACCTTCATCCACTTCTCTACCACCAACAATAGCATCAGCAACAAGGTGACCTACGATGAGAAGACTGGTGGTAGAATCACCCGACCTGAGAATATCAATGGCAACTGGAATGTGATGGGAGCCTTTATGTTCAACTGCTCTATCGATAGTGCTGGTGTATGGAACTTGAATACCGATACCTACTTGGGTTACAACAACTATGTAAGTTATCTGAGTCTCGACAAGCAGTCTGATTCCCAGAAGAATACCACCCGCAGTACTACTTGGAGAGAGCGCCTCTCTTTCAGCTATCGCAACAACTGGCTGGAGCTTTCGCTCGATGGAACATTGAATTATAACCATGCTACAAACAAGTTGCAGCCTAACAGCAACCTCAATACCTGGCAGTTCTCTTATGGTCCTAGCATGACGCTTACAGCGCCTTGGGGAACCAGCTTGAACTCAAGCCTCTCTATCAGCAGCCGCCGCGGTTATAGCGACAGCAGCATGAATACGGATGAGTTTGTATGGAATGCGCAGCTCTCTCAGGGTTTCCTGAAGGGCAAGCCTCTTACTATCATGCTGCAGTTCTACGATATTCTCCGCCAGCAGAGCACCTTCTCTCGTGCCATTTCTGCTACATCCCGTACGGATACGGAGTATAACGCCATCAACAGCTATGCGATGCTGCACGTGATTTACCGTCTGAATCTCTTCGGAGGCAAGGATGCCCGTAGGGGTGGACCTGAAGGTCCTGGTGGTCCCGGTGGTCCTGGTGGCCGTCCAAACTTCCATGGCCGTCCATTCAATGGCGGTTTTGGCGGTGGTCGTCCAGGCGGCAGAATGTTCTAG